ACACCGCTGTTCTCTTGTGCGTTGATCATTCGACTATCTCGATCACACATTCTGTTCTGGATGACGTTCCTGGAAACCGATTCCTCATCACTCGACACACGCATAACGTAAAGACACTAGACCCACGATAACAAAGGCCTTTTCCGAAAGCAAGGTGAAACTCACCTGAAGAATGAAATCGGCATCTGCTCCTCGATGGATTCCATCAACGTCTCCATCCGGCGATCGACATCGGCCTCGCCTTGGGTCCGCTTCTTTTCCGACTCGAAGAATTGATGGGCCAGATTGATAGCCGTCAAGACCGCCAGCTTGGAGGGCGTCGCGGTCTTCATCCCCTCAGCCAACGTCCGCATGTGCTCATCCACGAAGCTCGCAAGCCGGCGAATATACACATCATCCGCCTCCCCACGAATAGAATACCGCTGGCCATAAATTTCCACATCAATGGTCTTAGTCAAGAGCCACCTCCTTGGAATCGTCCAAACATTCCAACAAATCGATCTCACCCATCACTCGCTCAATACGCGCCTTGATGTCCACCCGCTCCTGCTCCCACTGCCGATTCATGTCGTCTTGTGAGGAGAGGCGCTGGCGCGTCGCCTTCAGCTCATCCTCTAACAACGCATTCTTTTTCTTGAATTCTTGAACAAGTTTCACCAGCTCACGAATCCGGCTTTCCAATGCATCGAGACGATCCAACGCCATGCTCAAAATCTCCCAATAAACCCAATAGATTGTGGGGCACTATAAAAACTTCACTACATCTTGTCAAGAAACCGGACCTGCGCTGCCAGCCAATCGAAGATATTCTTTAAAGCTCCGCAAGACCCGCTTCACATACTGACGCGTTTCCTGAAATGGGATCAGTTCGACAAATTCATCCTGGCTGCGCCCGCGATGCTGGTCCGCCCAATTCCCGACGACAATCGGGCCCGCGTTGTAGGCGGCAATCGTGTGAACCACGTTCCCGGAGAACTGGGCCAACAATTGCTCGACATACCGGGCCCCGATCCGCACATTCGTCTCCTGATCAAAGAGATCTTCCCGGGTTACCGCAGGAAAATGATGCCGCTGCGCGACCTGATTCGCCGTGGCCGGCATGACCTGCATCAATCCGATTGCACCCACTCGAGACACCGCCCGCACATCGTACTGACTCTCCTCCCGGATGATGGCCGCAACTAAGTAGGGATTCACGCCATTCAATCCCTGCGTCTTGATCGTCGGGATCAAACCGGTGGGATACGCCACACTCCAGAGACCAGGGGCCACCGTTCCACCGGTGCGCTCCAATTTTTCGCGGAACCGGGCACGGGCTAAACGCAGCGCGTGATTATACGCTCCCACCTCGTTCAACCGCATTGAGAGCGTCATCAAGACATCCGGGTCACGAGTATATTGCTCGGTGAGAGCGGCCAGTTCACGCGCCGCATCGGCTTCAAGCCCCAACATCTTCAGCTCCAATGCTCGACGATAGGCTGGCTGCTGCTCCACCTCGGCGAATTTCATCAACGAAGGCGCGACGACCTCGGTCGTGGGTGATTCTGCCGCCGCCGGCGGCGCAGTCTGGCCTCCAATGTCAACCACCGCATCAGGCGCCTGCTCCCTGGCCAACTGGCAGTAGTACGTGAACGGATACTGCCGGCACAATTGCGCGTAGACATCGCGGGCTCGGCCGTTCTGTGTTTGCGTCAGAGAACGGGCGATCCAATAGAGCGCCTGGGGCTCATAATCGCTATCGCGTTGATCGACGATATGTTGCCAGACCTCGATAGCCTCTTTGTACCGAGCCGTTCGGTAGAGGGCCCACCCGACGCGCCAGGACGCTTCCGCCCGCTGAGTCGCCGGCTCTCCCGCCTTTGCCACCAACCGATACTTGGTAATCGCTTCATTGAACTGTTTCTGATCTTCCAGCCAAATCCCGGCAAAGATATTGATCTGTCCCTTCTGCTCCGCCGATAGTGACAGCTTGTCCAGGGACCGGCTCAGCTCCAGCAGCTTCGCCCCCGCCGCCTGTCGCAGATAGACTCGCGCCAGCCAGACCGTAGCTTCATCGGACTCCGCCACGTGCTCCGCCATGAGCGCTCGAAACGTCTCGCGAGCCGGATCGTATTGCTTCAACCGTACCTGCGCGACTCCGAGCTTGAGCTTCGCACTTCCGCGATGTGCCGAGCCCTGCTCCATCGCTAAAAACCTTTTGAGCTCCTCAATCGCTTCCGTATGCAATGCCTGGCCGAGAAACGCCTGCGCCCGATTGAAATGATCTTCCGAGGAGGCCGTCCAGGGTTCCCCGCCAAGATTCGTGAGGAGCAGCGCTTCCGCCTCTTTCGCTTCCGGCGCATAGGCAAACCGGACCCAGAGTTGCTTGAGTGTCGTCCGTCCCTCAGCAATTTGGCCGGCACGAAGATAACAGGCTGCCATCCGCAGCCACGCTCGCGGCACGAGAGGATCTTTGTCTTTCTCGTTGTTCGCGACCGCTTTCGCCAGCCAGCCCAGCGCCTCTGGACAGCTCGCCGCTTGATACCAGGCTTCTCCCGCTCGGAGCGCCACGAGACTGCTCAAATTGGAATCCGGCACCGCCTGAACCACACTTTCAAACAGTCCCGCCGCCTCCTTTGCATCGCCCAGATGCAACGTCGCCTCACCCGTCCATAAGCGCAGGTAATCATCCAGCACCGGAAGGTCGCGTTGCCCCGCCCGTAAAAACGGTATGGCCGCTGCGGGATTTCGCTCGACTAACAACACCCCGGACAATACCCCCGCGCGCTTTGCCCAGATCGAACCAGGAAACCGCTCCGTGATTAAGCGCAATCGCTCCAATTTGAGTGCCGAAACTTGATCTTTAGTGAGTTGGTTCCCCAAGCGCTCCTTAGGCTGGGCGGCAGCAAGAAAACACTCTTCCGCAGATTCGCAGGACCCGGCAGCGGAGAGATCTCCATTACTCACTTGCGACGCCAGCGCCCGGTCAGCAGAAGGCCCTAACAGGGCAACGATCACGGAGGAAATGAGTACCAAGTGAGATGCGGTCTTCATAGCCAAATGTAGTAACACATTATAGACCGCAGGGGTAGGAGGGGCAGCGCATGATTAGGAAGCTTTGGACGAACAGATGCTGCCGATGCCCTACACCCTGTGATACTCTGCTATTTTATAATTGAGATAGGCGTCTTTCGATGACTGCTCCTTCGCGCCCACAGACAAACTTACTGAGTCTGACCGAGACCCAGATGGCCACGCTTGTTCGCGAGTTCGGCTGGCCAGGGTATCGGACCGGGCAGATTCTGCGCTGGCTCTATCAGCGCCGGGCTCGCACCATCGCTCAGATGACCGATCTCTCGCAGAACGATCGTGAGAAACTGGCAACCGTCGCAACGATTCAGCGCACTCAGAACTGCACCGTGCTCCAATCGTCCGACGGCACGCGCAAACTACTCCTGACCTTGGACGATGACCTTCGCATTGAAACGGTGCTCATCCCCGATGAAGACCGGCTGACGCTCTGCGTCTCAACACAGGTCGGCTGCATGCTGGACTGCGGCTTCTGCCTGACCGGCACGATGGGGTTGAAGCGTAATCTCAAAGCACATGAAATCGTCGATCAGGTACTGACCGCTCAGGATCAACTCACCGGCGAAGAACGGCTCACCAACCTTGTGTTCATGGGCATGGGCGAACCGCTGGCGAATAGTGAGGCGCTGTCCGCCGCAATCCGGTGCCTGACAAACAAATCATGGGGACTGGGCTGGTCGCCGCGTCGCATTACGGTTTCGACCGCGGGACTTGCCACCCGGCTGAAAGATGCGGCCGCGCTGGGAGTGAATCTGGCGATTTCTTTGAACGGCACGACAGAGGAACAGCGGCAACGGTTGATGCCGGCAGCCAGTCAGATCGCCTCGCTCAAGACCCTTATGGCCGCCTGCAGGCGATATCCGCTCCCTCCCATGCGGCGGTTGACGTTTGAATACGTCTTGCTCGCCGGGGCAAACGACAGCGATGACGATGCCCGGCGCCTCGTGAAGCTGCTCGCAGGCATCCGGTGTAAAGTGAACCTGATTCCGTTCAACGAGTTTCCCGGAAACGCCTTCCACCGCCCAACCGATGATCGCATTTTCACGTTCCAGGCCATACTGACCCGCGCCGGCATCGACGCGTTCATTCGCAAAAGCCGGGGGCGCGACGTACTGGGAGCTTGCGGCCAATTGGGCAATATTCCGGCCGGACAGGTCTCGGTTGCCTTGACACAAATCGAATCCCGTTGTTAGCATGCCTCGTGCGACTCACCCAATTATGAAGTCACAACACCACCGTCACCGATCAATCCTGTTCACCGTACTCACTCTCTGCCTGTGGGCAGACACGATCTACGCCGCTGAGCCACACGAATATCTCTTGTCCAATGGAATGAAAGTCCTGCTCGTGGAGGTCCCGAAGGCCCCCGTCGCGACCGTACAGGTCTGGTACAAAGTGGGTTCGCGCAACGAAGTGATGGGCCGAGCCGGGCTGTCCCATATGCTCGAACACATGATGTTCAAAGGCACGGCGAAGTATCCAAAGGGCTCCTTTTCCCGGATCATCCGGAAAAACGGCGGTGTCGATAACGCCTTTACCAGCCAGGATTTTACCGCCTACTTTGAGAACCTCGCAGCCGATCGCGTCGAGCTCGCTTTGGAAATGGAAGCGGATCGGATGCAGGGACTGATCCTCGACAACAACGAGTTTCAAACCGAGCGCGAAGTTGTGAAGGAAGAACGCCGGCTGCGCACGGAAGACGATCCCCAAGGGGCTCTAGTCGAGGCGCTCTTCGCGCAGGCCTATTTCAGCCACCCCTACCACTGGCCGGTCATCGGTTGGTTCGCCGACTTAGATGCCATGTCGCTGGACGATTTGCAGCGCCACTACGACACCTACTATTCGCCGAATAATGCCACGCTGATCGTGGTGG
Above is a window of Nitrospira sp. DNA encoding:
- a CDS encoding transglycosylase SLT domain-containing protein, translating into MKTASHLVLISSVIVALLGPSADRALASQVSNGDLSAAGSCESAEECFLAAAQPKERLGNQLTKDQVSALKLERLRLITERFPGSIWAKRAGVLSGVLLVERNPAAAIPFLRAGQRDLPVLDDYLRLWTGEATLHLGDAKEAAGLFESVVQAVPDSNLSSLVALRAGEAWYQAASCPEALGWLAKAVANNEKDKDPLVPRAWLRMAACYLRAGQIAEGRTTLKQLWVRFAYAPEAKEAEALLLTNLGGEPWTASSEDHFNRAQAFLGQALHTEAIEELKRFLAMEQGSAHRGSAKLKLGVAQVRLKQYDPARETFRALMAEHVAESDEATVWLARVYLRQAAGAKLLELSRSLDKLSLSAEQKGQINIFAGIWLEDQKQFNEAITKYRLVAKAGEPATQRAEASWRVGWALYRTARYKEAIEVWQHIVDQRDSDYEPQALYWIARSLTQTQNGRARDVYAQLCRQYPFTYYCQLAREQAPDAVVDIGGQTAPPAAAESPTTEVVAPSLMKFAEVEQQPAYRRALELKMLGLEADAARELAALTEQYTRDPDVLMTLSMRLNEVGAYNHALRLARARFREKLERTGGTVAPGLWSVAYPTGLIPTIKTQGLNGVNPYLVAAIIREESQYDVRAVSRVGAIGLMQVMPATANQVAQRHHFPAVTREDLFDQETNVRIGARYVEQLLAQFSGNVVHTIAAYNAGPIVVGNWADQHRGRSQDEFVELIPFQETRQYVKRVLRSFKEYLRLAGSAGPVS
- a CDS encoding cell division protein ZapA encodes the protein MTKTIDVEIYGQRYSIRGEADDVYIRRLASFVDEHMRTLAEGMKTATPSKLAVLTAINLAHQFFESEKKRTQGEADVDRRMETLMESIEEQMPISFFR
- the rlmN gene encoding 23S rRNA (adenine(2503)-C(2))-methyltransferase RlmN, with translation MTAPSRPQTNLLSLTETQMATLVREFGWPGYRTGQILRWLYQRRARTIAQMTDLSQNDREKLATVATIQRTQNCTVLQSSDGTRKLLLTLDDDLRIETVLIPDEDRLTLCVSTQVGCMLDCGFCLTGTMGLKRNLKAHEIVDQVLTAQDQLTGEERLTNLVFMGMGEPLANSEALSAAIRCLTNKSWGLGWSPRRITVSTAGLATRLKDAAALGVNLAISLNGTTEEQRQRLMPAASQIASLKTLMAACRRYPLPPMRRLTFEYVLLAGANDSDDDARRLVKLLAGIRCKVNLIPFNEFPGNAFHRPTDDRIFTFQAILTRAGIDAFIRKSRGRDVLGACGQLGNIPAGQVSVALTQIESRC